One Pullulanibacillus sp. KACC 23026 DNA segment encodes these proteins:
- a CDS encoding MFS transporter, translating to MLANKKQEPLENPTGFKLPGLRWWMFSFFILVMIINYIDRSSISIAMPLISKQLHINSVTIGIILSSFSWTYALMQVPGGWLVDKLKPRKVVATSLIGWGIAEALTGFATGIATLMGMRMFLGIFEGPVQNGANTSLIRWLRRHERSRGSTLVDGGGPLGTAIGGLFVTGLIIWLGSWRLAFGVVGAITVLIGVIAILFMRNNPAEHPWMTEKEKLYLSKIDEEDEEDDVKGKAGNYFLHLSPWMLLLAFFGYDIVLFGLLTWAPTYISQQQHISLGITGVWTFVIFGAGFLGEVFAGQLADFLIRKGASANAVLRTMLGFAGVGVAVAIILVNHVNTASAAILLITLANFFLRWGGLFWSVPARLAAKKHVGLLTGAMNFSGNIAGIIIPILIGFIVQATNSYAGVFVTFAISGLLMAIGSIGINYSRKINI from the coding sequence ATGTTGGCCAATAAAAAACAAGAACCGCTGGAGAATCCGACCGGGTTTAAACTTCCTGGATTACGCTGGTGGATGTTCTCATTCTTTATCTTAGTAATGATTATTAACTATATTGATCGATCGTCGATTTCAATCGCAATGCCTTTAATTAGTAAGCAGCTTCATATTAATTCCGTTACGATTGGTATTATCCTAAGTTCCTTTAGCTGGACCTATGCTCTAATGCAGGTTCCAGGAGGTTGGCTCGTAGATAAGTTGAAGCCGCGTAAGGTGGTCGCGACCAGTTTAATTGGTTGGGGGATTGCGGAAGCCCTTACAGGTTTTGCGACAGGTATTGCCACGTTAATGGGCATGCGTATGTTCTTAGGGATTTTTGAAGGTCCTGTTCAAAACGGTGCCAATACTTCTTTGATTCGCTGGTTGAGAAGACATGAACGTTCTCGTGGGAGCACGCTTGTGGACGGTGGCGGACCACTTGGAACGGCCATTGGCGGACTTTTTGTAACCGGTCTTATTATTTGGTTAGGCTCTTGGCGACTTGCATTCGGTGTCGTGGGTGCGATCACGGTATTGATTGGTGTCATTGCCATCCTATTTATGCGCAATAATCCGGCTGAACATCCTTGGATGACGGAGAAAGAAAAATTATATCTTTCAAAAATTGATGAGGAAGATGAAGAAGATGATGTAAAAGGGAAAGCGGGCAACTACTTCTTACATCTAAGCCCATGGATGCTTCTCCTTGCTTTCTTCGGTTATGATATCGTTCTATTTGGTCTTCTTACTTGGGCTCCAACTTATATTAGTCAGCAGCAGCATATTTCTCTTGGAATAACGGGTGTTTGGACATTTGTCATCTTTGGTGCCGGCTTCTTAGGTGAGGTTTTTGCCGGCCAATTAGCAGACTTCTTAATTAGAAAAGGTGCTTCTGCAAACGCGGTTTTACGGACGATGCTAGGATTTGCTGGAGTCGGCGTGGCAGTAGCTATCATTTTGGTTAACCATGTGAACACAGCGAGCGCTGCCATTCTATTAATTACACTTGCTAATTTCTTCCTTCGTTGGGGTGGATTATTCTGGAGTGTTCCCGCCCGACTTGCGGCGAAAAAGCATGTTGGTCTACTAACTGGTGCGATGAACTTCTCTGGAAATATTGCAGGGATCATCATTCCCATCTTAATTGGTTTTATTGTTCAAGCAACCAACAGCTATGCGGGGGTATTCGTTACGTTTGCGATTTCGGGTCTCCTTATGGCTATTGGATCTATTGGCATTAACTATTCAAGAAAAATAAACATCTAA
- a CDS encoding four-carbon acid sugar kinase family protein — MQSETSKESRLVLSFYGDDFTGSTDAMESLTINGLPTVLFLEVPDQSVLRRFPHIKCVGVAGNSRVMSPEEMKQELPSIFKGLKSLGSEYVHYKVCSTFDSSKTIGNIATVLEIGQEVFDSQVTVPVFVASPDLRRYTVFGNHFAAMGENVYRLDQHPVMSRHPITPMSEADLRVLLQDQGLAGRIELINVVDLEQPMEALKLTFKGKVSEESKAVVFDSSRKEHVDKVGELLALSRYSDEPLFLIGSSGVGHAISAVQQASIVEVSKRPAFKEVDQLLVVSGSCSPVTEQQLQWALTNGFEGIHLSLQEVMDDKNGQAAMQNIVDKASEIVKHGKSVIIYTALGPDDPSIKENQRVFRERGASISESSKILGSYLGEVAKLVIQETGLERLVVAGGDTSSYATRQLGIYALEMVTSISPGAPLSRCHSDDPRLDGLELALKGGQFGSVDYFGKVLTCAPNSVQA, encoded by the coding sequence ATGCAGAGTGAAACGTCAAAGGAGAGTAGGCTCGTTCTTTCCTTTTATGGGGATGATTTTACGGGTTCAACAGATGCCATGGAATCCCTCACGATTAATGGATTACCAACCGTCTTGTTTCTAGAGGTTCCCGATCAATCCGTTTTAAGGCGTTTTCCGCATATTAAGTGTGTTGGGGTTGCTGGAAATAGCCGGGTCATGAGCCCTGAAGAAATGAAGCAGGAACTACCGTCAATTTTTAAAGGGTTAAAGAGCTTGGGCAGCGAGTACGTGCATTATAAAGTTTGCTCCACCTTTGATTCCTCAAAAACTATCGGAAACATTGCGACTGTTTTAGAAATTGGTCAAGAGGTTTTTGATTCTCAGGTCACGGTGCCAGTATTTGTCGCGTCACCTGACTTAAGACGCTACACCGTTTTTGGAAATCATTTTGCGGCAATGGGGGAGAACGTTTATCGATTAGATCAGCATCCTGTTATGTCAAGGCATCCTATAACGCCTATGTCCGAAGCCGATTTACGTGTCCTATTACAGGATCAGGGGTTAGCGGGACGCATTGAATTAATCAACGTGGTGGACTTAGAGCAGCCAATGGAAGCTTTAAAGCTGACTTTTAAGGGAAAGGTATCTGAAGAATCAAAAGCGGTTGTCTTTGATTCCTCAAGGAAAGAGCACGTGGATAAAGTGGGTGAGTTGCTTGCTTTATCCCGATATTCAGATGAACCCTTATTCCTAATCGGTTCATCTGGAGTCGGGCATGCCATTTCAGCTGTCCAGCAAGCGTCTATTGTTGAGGTCAGCAAACGCCCAGCCTTTAAAGAGGTTGATCAACTGCTTGTGGTTTCAGGGAGTTGTTCACCGGTTACGGAACAACAGCTTCAGTGGGCATTGACTAATGGTTTCGAGGGTATTCATCTGTCACTGCAAGAAGTCATGGATGACAAAAATGGTCAAGCAGCGATGCAGAACATTGTTGATAAGGCTTCTGAGATCGTTAAACACGGAAAAAGTGTGATTATCTATACCGCTCTCGGACCAGATGATCCAAGCATTAAGGAAAATCAGCGTGTCTTCAGAGAACGTGGCGCCTCCATTTCGGAGTCCAGCAAAATCCTCGGTTCTTACTTAGGTGAAGTCGCCAAGCTTGTCATTCAAGAGACCGGCCTTGAACGCTTAGTCGTTGCCGGCGGGGATACCTCCAGTTATGCTACAAGACAGCTCGGTATCTACGCATTAGAAATGGTGACGTCGATTTCACCAGGTGCCCCGTTGTCCAGATGTCACTCAGATGACCCGCGACTTGACGGATTAGAATTAGCATTAAAAGGCGGACAATTTGGCAGTGTCGACTATTTCGGCAAAGTCTTAACTTGTGCACCGAACTCGGTCCAGGCTTAA
- a CDS encoding MATE family efflux transporter, translating into MKLVIQILRLAIPSIATFSSMTFTGLLLLMIVGKMGAAAIAIVGITNVLMYNMWALFAGIQGTINYLVAQNFGSKTMAQGNQRMQIALLFSTVISILVLIASFITPHEFLKMMGANPTILALGTTYFQIRMAAFMFTIFNTVFFAYFRAIGDTRTPMIISIINSATVVILAYVLGYGKFGFPNLGLQGAAWGFLCAEGIAFVLCAFVYFAVLNKTYKTRKWVSIERYQVKLMLVESAKLSTLELSNSLGMLIFTSCITRLGTVAIAANEIALNILSFGFMPSNGFGSASTIGVGQEIGRGRTLEARKFGLVTTYLGLGFMTLFSIGLFLFALPVAKLYTPEATVYLLAISLIHLASFIQLFNGAGIIFAGGLRGVGDTTFLSRTALILNWVLFIPCTILLTSVFHLGQVGAWTSLCSLNVLQGLINGWRYMTYKWTSAKTQGDTPVVSWVN; encoded by the coding sequence ATGAAACTAGTCATCCAAATCCTTCGATTGGCAATCCCTTCTATTGCCACCTTTTCTTCTATGACATTTACTGGACTTCTTCTGTTAATGATCGTTGGAAAAATGGGTGCGGCGGCCATTGCGATCGTTGGTATTACGAACGTTCTCATGTATAACATGTGGGCCTTGTTTGCGGGGATTCAAGGGACCATCAATTATCTGGTGGCACAGAATTTTGGTTCAAAAACCATGGCACAAGGCAATCAGCGCATGCAAATCGCGCTTCTTTTTTCTACTGTTATTTCCATTCTTGTTTTGATTGCGAGTTTCATTACACCCCATGAATTTTTGAAGATGATGGGGGCTAATCCAACTATTTTGGCTCTCGGTACGACGTATTTTCAAATAAGAATGGCTGCCTTTATGTTTACGATATTTAATACGGTCTTCTTTGCTTACTTTAGGGCAATTGGGGATACTCGAACCCCTATGATTATTTCAATAATAAACAGTGCCACGGTTGTCATCTTAGCTTATGTTCTAGGCTACGGAAAATTTGGATTTCCGAATCTCGGTCTGCAAGGGGCAGCTTGGGGATTCCTTTGTGCTGAAGGGATTGCTTTTGTTTTATGCGCCTTCGTTTATTTTGCTGTCCTTAATAAAACCTATAAGACTCGTAAATGGGTATCCATTGAGCGCTATCAAGTCAAACTTATGCTGGTTGAGAGTGCGAAGCTGAGCACATTAGAATTATCCAACAGTCTCGGGATGCTTATCTTTACGAGCTGCATTACTCGGCTTGGGACGGTCGCGATTGCCGCCAATGAAATTGCTCTGAATATCCTTTCCTTTGGCTTTATGCCTTCGAATGGATTTGGCTCTGCTTCCACCATTGGCGTCGGCCAGGAAATTGGAAGGGGTCGAACACTTGAGGCAAGAAAGTTCGGTTTGGTCACCACTTACTTAGGGTTAGGCTTTATGACCTTGTTTTCGATTGGCTTGTTTTTATTTGCCTTACCGGTTGCAAAACTGTATACGCCAGAAGCCACGGTTTATTTGCTCGCGATTTCCTTGATTCACTTGGCTTCGTTTATCCAATTATTTAATGGGGCCGGGATTATTTTTGCAGGAGGACTGCGTGGGGTGGGGGATACCACCTTCCTGTCGCGAACCGCCCTGATCCTAAACTGGGTTCTGTTTATCCCTTGCACCATCCTGTTAACCTCCGTCTTTCACCTTGGTCAAGTAGGCGCCTGGACTTCATTGTGTTCATTGAACGTCTTACAAGGCCTCATAAACGGATGGCGCTATATGACCTACAAATGGACGTCAGCCAAAACACAAGGAGATACACCTGTCGTCTCATGGGTCAATTGA
- a CDS encoding SDR family NAD(P)-dependent oxidoreductase produces the protein MDKLLENQVAFVTGAGSGIGKAAALKLAENGAKVALVDLHKENVAEVQKQIQDLGSEALVLEANVAHPKEMENAYKKTMDQWGRLDVVFANAGINGEVAPIEDLKPEDWELTISNNLTSTFLTIKYAIPHLKTKGGSVIITSSINGNRTFRGFGMSAYSTSKKGQMGFGKMAALELANYGIRVNIICPGAIETNIGENTWKEKENLKKVEIPIKYPKGSQPLEHHPGKPEQVADLVLFLASNLSSHITGSEIYIDGAESLL, from the coding sequence GTGGATAAGCTGCTTGAAAATCAGGTTGCTTTCGTGACTGGAGCTGGTTCTGGGATCGGAAAGGCGGCTGCTTTAAAGCTAGCTGAAAATGGGGCTAAAGTTGCCTTAGTTGACTTACATAAAGAAAATGTGGCAGAGGTTCAAAAGCAAATTCAAGATTTGGGTAGCGAGGCCCTTGTTTTGGAAGCCAATGTCGCTCATCCTAAGGAAATGGAGAACGCCTACAAAAAAACGATGGACCAGTGGGGGAGACTGGACGTTGTTTTTGCGAATGCCGGCATTAATGGTGAAGTGGCCCCCATAGAGGATTTAAAACCAGAGGACTGGGAATTGACCATTTCGAATAACTTAACAAGTACTTTTTTAACGATCAAATACGCGATTCCTCACCTAAAGACAAAGGGTGGAAGTGTGATCATCACGAGCTCGATTAATGGAAATAGGACCTTTAGGGGCTTTGGCATGTCCGCCTACAGTACGTCCAAGAAAGGTCAGATGGGCTTTGGAAAGATGGCAGCACTCGAACTTGCCAATTATGGAATTCGAGTCAATATTATTTGTCCAGGTGCCATTGAAACCAATATCGGCGAGAACACGTGGAAAGAGAAAGAGAACTTGAAAAAAGTTGAAATTCCTATTAAATATCCTAAAGGGAGTCAACCGCTGGAGCATCATCCCGGAAAACCCGAACAAGTGGCCGACCTCGTTCTCTTCCTTGCCTCCAACCTGTCCAGCCACATAACCGGGAGCGAAATCTACATTGACGGCGCAGAATCACTATTGTAA
- a CDS encoding AraC family transcriptional regulator produces the protein MMTSTQKIWNICQVIFESYIIPIVYIDSYHDLVFDLPISNGTKSFHRMKLASFLSPKRETPILVMTHHSELFLVQPILGVDSPNGVLLLGPTLPFKLREEQLKGLINDSADLRDKQGALQDLQNMTVLNQDQLTSLGLLLHYMIYEERLNREVIGLLKIQPPKEKEVEKQDTLLSQNRQSEHFHHDPSFDQHFFDSIEKGDKEAFLYWQNKIPEEELGMLSRTSFLRSKKNLAISAIAVATRSAIKGGLHAEAAFTLSDLYIQRIEDTYQPENVDALFKEGMLTFIDQVNHTREQHYSKPIAKCLNFIYKHVYQPITLKDLVKQVNLHPSYLSELFKKEVGITIRDYVHQAKIEEAISLISFSDYTLTEISNLLNFTDQSHFTRVFKKITGTTPKQYQLKGGLTP, from the coding sequence ATGATGACGTCTACTCAAAAGATATGGAACATTTGTCAGGTGATCTTTGAATCTTATATTATTCCAATCGTTTATATAGACTCGTATCACGATTTGGTCTTTGACTTGCCTATCTCGAATGGAACAAAAAGCTTTCATCGAATGAAGCTTGCTTCATTCCTATCTCCAAAAAGAGAAACGCCTATTTTGGTCATGACCCATCACTCGGAGCTTTTTCTTGTCCAACCAATTTTAGGTGTTGATTCACCAAATGGCGTACTCCTTTTAGGTCCTACTCTGCCATTTAAGCTGAGAGAGGAACAATTAAAAGGGTTAATCAACGATTCTGCAGATTTAAGAGATAAGCAAGGGGCTTTGCAAGACTTGCAGAACATGACTGTCCTTAATCAAGACCAATTGACTAGCCTAGGCCTGCTTCTCCATTACATGATCTACGAAGAACGCCTAAATCGAGAAGTCATTGGCCTTTTAAAGATTCAACCTCCTAAAGAGAAGGAAGTTGAAAAACAAGATACCCTATTATCGCAAAATCGGCAGTCCGAACACTTTCATCATGATCCGTCTTTTGATCAGCATTTCTTCGATTCTATTGAGAAAGGTGACAAAGAGGCTTTTTTATATTGGCAAAACAAAATACCTGAAGAAGAATTAGGAATGTTATCAAGGACGAGTTTTTTGAGGAGCAAAAAAAATTTAGCGATATCAGCAATTGCCGTTGCAACTCGATCCGCCATTAAGGGGGGGTTACATGCTGAAGCGGCTTTTACTCTAAGTGATCTCTATATTCAGAGAATCGAGGACACGTATCAGCCAGAAAACGTGGATGCCCTATTCAAAGAAGGCATGTTAACCTTTATTGATCAAGTCAATCACACACGGGAACAACACTACTCTAAACCTATTGCCAAATGCCTTAACTTCATTTATAAACACGTATATCAACCAATAACACTTAAAGACCTTGTTAAACAAGTGAACCTGCACCCAAGCTACCTATCCGAGCTGTTTAAAAAGGAAGTCGGGATCACTATCCGGGATTATGTTCATCAAGCAAAAATCGAAGAAGCGATCTCCCTGATTTCATTTTCAGATTACACCTTAACAGAAATTAGTAACCTGCTTAATTTTACCGACCAAAGCCACTTTACCAGAGTTTTTAAAAAGATCACAGGAACCACACCGAAACAGTATCAACTTAAGGGGGGTCTGACCCCTTAA
- a CDS encoding glycoside hydrolase family 3 C-terminal domain-containing protein has protein sequence MERDLKGLIQQMTLEEKASFASGLDFWHLQGLDRLGIPSVMVTDGPHGLRKQAEGSDHLGLFNSVPATCFPSAAGLACSWDRDLIQQVGEALGEECQAENVAVLLGPGANIKRSPLCGRNFEYFSEDPYLSSQMAANHIKGVQSKNVGTSLKHFAVNNQEHRRMTTSAEVSERALREIYLASFEGAVKESQPWTVMSSYNKVNGTFASENPRLLTEILRDEWGFEGFVVSDWGAVNERVDALKAGLDLEMPASYGVGQTKILDALQNGSLSEETLDQAVERILSIVFRFVDSKDQNAAFDKEAHHDLARQVASECMVLLKNEDSILPLDKKRPVSVIGAFATKPRYQGGGSSHVNPTKLENSLEEIEKKCAGKANVLYAKGYDLDRDQTNEELLTEAKEAAVQSDVAVLFLGLPDRYESEGYDREHLNIPANQVELIEAVYEVQKNMVVVLSNGAPIEMPWLGKVKGLLEGYLGGQGLGGAVADLLFGYANPSGKLAESFPQKLSDNPSYLFFPGEGDRVEYKEDIFVGYRYYDTKQVKPLFPFGYGLSYTNFKYSNLKVDKKEAQESDLVTVTVDVTNAGTLAGKEIVQLYVKDVISSVARPEKELKGFAKVALETGETKTVTFTLDRRAFAFYNTELKDWDVETGEFEILIGKSSQDILLSDSIKVISSRTPKLTVHRNTTIGDLLSDSVLAPVASQVLAKLNENNLLMSAADDEEGADMMAAMMKYLPLRALVGFSQGTITEEQLQEAIDQLNAAYEEEGNVSK, from the coding sequence ATGGAACGTGATTTAAAAGGACTTATTCAGCAAATGACATTAGAAGAAAAAGCTAGCTTTGCTTCGGGATTGGATTTTTGGCATCTACAAGGTCTTGATCGTCTCGGGATCCCATCGGTTATGGTGACGGACGGTCCGCACGGCTTGCGCAAACAAGCAGAAGGCTCCGATCATTTAGGCTTGTTTAATAGTGTTCCAGCCACTTGTTTTCCATCGGCAGCAGGACTTGCTTGTTCCTGGGACCGTGATTTAATTCAACAAGTTGGAGAAGCACTTGGTGAAGAATGTCAGGCTGAGAATGTTGCGGTTCTCCTTGGACCTGGTGCCAATATTAAACGTTCACCTCTTTGCGGGCGAAACTTTGAGTATTTTTCTGAAGATCCCTATCTTTCTTCGCAAATGGCAGCCAATCATATTAAAGGTGTCCAAAGTAAAAACGTAGGGACTTCCTTGAAGCATTTTGCAGTTAACAACCAAGAGCATCGCCGGATGACGACGAGTGCTGAAGTATCTGAGCGGGCTTTGAGGGAAATCTATTTGGCAAGCTTTGAAGGGGCTGTAAAGGAATCACAGCCATGGACAGTCATGAGTTCTTACAATAAAGTAAATGGGACCTTTGCTTCCGAAAATCCAAGACTACTCACGGAAATCTTGAGGGATGAATGGGGCTTTGAAGGGTTTGTGGTGTCTGACTGGGGAGCGGTTAATGAGCGCGTTGATGCGCTAAAGGCTGGTCTTGATCTTGAGATGCCGGCAAGCTATGGTGTGGGACAGACGAAGATCTTAGATGCGCTTCAAAATGGCTCACTTTCTGAGGAAACACTTGATCAAGCTGTTGAGCGAATTCTCTCTATTGTTTTTAGATTTGTTGATTCGAAAGACCAGAACGCTGCATTCGACAAAGAAGCTCATCATGATTTGGCACGTCAGGTTGCGAGTGAATGCATGGTGCTTTTGAAAAACGAAGACAGCATTCTCCCGCTCGATAAAAAAAGGCCTGTCTCGGTAATTGGTGCCTTCGCGACGAAGCCTCGCTACCAAGGCGGAGGAAGCTCCCATGTCAATCCGACCAAATTGGAAAACAGCTTAGAGGAAATAGAGAAAAAATGTGCAGGAAAAGCTAATGTCCTCTATGCAAAGGGCTATGATTTGGATCGTGATCAAACCAACGAAGAACTCCTCACTGAGGCAAAAGAAGCAGCTGTTCAATCCGATGTCGCCGTTCTTTTTCTTGGTCTTCCCGATCGCTATGAGTCAGAGGGCTATGATCGCGAGCATTTAAATATCCCGGCCAACCAGGTTGAATTGATCGAAGCAGTCTATGAGGTCCAAAAGAATATGGTTGTGGTATTAAGCAATGGGGCACCGATCGAAATGCCTTGGCTTGGTAAAGTAAAAGGCTTACTAGAAGGATATCTAGGCGGGCAGGGTCTTGGAGGTGCCGTTGCAGATCTCCTATTTGGATATGCTAACCCAAGTGGCAAGCTAGCTGAAAGCTTCCCACAAAAGTTGAGTGATAATCCATCTTATTTGTTCTTCCCGGGTGAAGGTGATCGCGTAGAGTACAAAGAAGATATCTTTGTTGGCTATCGTTATTATGACACCAAGCAAGTGAAGCCGCTATTTCCTTTTGGCTACGGGTTAAGCTATACGAATTTTAAATATAGTAATTTGAAGGTTGATAAAAAAGAAGCTCAAGAATCGGATCTTGTGACTGTTACGGTTGATGTCACGAACGCCGGAACACTCGCGGGTAAAGAGATTGTTCAGCTCTATGTTAAGGATGTGATAAGCTCTGTCGCGCGCCCTGAAAAAGAGTTGAAGGGATTTGCAAAAGTAGCTCTTGAAACTGGCGAAACTAAAACGGTGACGTTCACTCTAGATAGAAGGGCTTTTGCTTTCTACAATACTGAGTTAAAGGATTGGGATGTTGAAACAGGCGAGTTTGAGATCTTAATAGGAAAATCCTCACAGGACATCCTGTTAAGTGATTCGATTAAGGTTATTTCATCGAGAACACCAAAATTAACCGTACACCGCAACACAACGATCGGTGATCTTTTGAGTGATTCCGTTTTAGCTCCAGTTGCATCACAAGTACTGGCTAAATTAAATGAAAACAATCTACTCATGAGTGCAGCTGACGACGAAGAAGGGGCAGACATGATGGCCGCTATGATGAAATACCTGCCGCTTCGTGCACTTGTCGGATTCAGCCAAGGTACTATTACAGAGGAACAACTGCAGGAAGCCATTGATCAGTTGAATGCGGCTTATGAAGAGGAAGGCAATGTTTCTAAGTAA